A region of Desulfolithobacter dissulfuricans DNA encodes the following proteins:
- a CDS encoding valine--pyruvate transaminase, translating into MKLSSFGKRFSTGSGILSLMDDLGNALAGGDMIMMGGGNPGHVPEVQEMLRRRLRELAEDPAEFRKLIGIYDPPRGEKDFLQALAALLRSEYGWDLGPENICLTNGSQGSFFLLFNMFAGRFDDGSHKKVLLPLAPEYIGYADLGLSDDFFTAVRPRIDFLEDNLFKYRVDFDHIEVNTDIGVICASRPTNPTGNVLTDDEIQGLARLAAENDIPFIIDNAYGVPFPGIIYTEATPVWNENLIVCMSLSKFGLPAARTGIVIARTEIIEVLSGINSILNLAPGSFGAMLTTDIVRSGEIIRLSREVIMPFYRRKMEKAMHWINTYFTGFDYRVHTPEGAMFLWLWFPELPISSRTLYERLKERGVLVVSGDYFFPGLEPGWSHTGECIRITYSQDEEDVHQGLRIIGEEVRRACGDSG; encoded by the coding sequence ATGAAACTGTCTTCATTTGGCAAACGCTTTTCCACCGGTTCGGGTATCTTGTCCCTGATGGATGATCTGGGCAATGCCCTGGCCGGCGGTGATATGATCATGATGGGCGGAGGAAATCCCGGCCATGTCCCGGAAGTGCAGGAAATGCTTCGCCGCCGGTTGCGGGAGCTCGCCGAGGATCCGGCCGAATTTCGTAAACTGATCGGCATCTATGATCCTCCCCGGGGTGAAAAGGATTTCCTCCAGGCTCTGGCAGCCCTTTTGCGAAGCGAGTATGGCTGGGACCTGGGGCCGGAAAACATCTGCCTGACCAACGGCAGTCAGGGCTCGTTTTTTCTGCTGTTCAACATGTTTGCCGGCCGGTTTGACGATGGCAGTCACAAGAAGGTCCTGCTGCCCCTGGCTCCGGAATATATCGGCTATGCCGACCTGGGGCTCAGCGATGATTTCTTCACCGCGGTCCGGCCGCGGATCGATTTTCTGGAAGACAACCTGTTCAAGTACCGGGTCGATTTTGACCATATCGAAGTGAACACGGACATCGGTGTCATCTGCGCCTCGCGGCCCACCAACCCCACCGGCAACGTGCTGACCGATGACGAGATCCAGGGACTGGCCCGGCTGGCGGCGGAAAATGATATCCCCTTTATCATCGACAACGCCTACGGGGTACCCTTTCCCGGGATCATCTATACCGAGGCCACCCCGGTCTGGAACGAGAATCTCATCGTCTGCATGAGCCTGTCCAAGTTCGGCCTGCCGGCGGCCCGGACCGGGATCGTCATTGCCCGTACCGAGATCATCGAGGTCCTCTCCGGCATCAACTCCATCCTGAATCTGGCTCCGGGCAGCTTCGGCGCCATGCTGACCACCGATATCGTCCGGTCCGGGGAGATCATCCGTCTCAGCCGTGAGGTGATCATGCCTTTTTATCGCCGCAAGATGGAAAAGGCCATGCACTGGATCAACACCTATTTCACCGGGTTTGATTACCGGGTCCATACCCCGGAGGGGGCGATGTTCCTCTGGCTCTGGTTTCCGGAGCTGCCCATCTCCAGCCGCACCCTTTATGAGCGGCTCAAGGAGCGCGGGGTGCTGGTGGTATCCGGTGACTATTTCTTCCCGGGCCTGGAGCCGGGCTGGAGCCATACCGGAGAGTGCATCCGCATAACCTATTCTCAGGATGAAGAGGATGTCCACCAGGGCCTGCGGATCATCGGCGAAGAGGTTCGCCGGGCCTGCGGCGACAGCGGTTGA
- a CDS encoding M20 metallopeptidase family protein: MKSRLACTDRKKKNPAGAIDQELFAWMREIRRSLHRYPELAYQEERTGRRIVEELDRLGVKWRGGFASTGIVAEIGQGGDTPCVALRADMDALPITEETGVSFASTRPGVMHACGHDGHVAMLLGTAALLRDQELPGRVRLLFQPAEESGNGAARMIDDGALDGVDMIFGGHIDTHYPVGRFTVDQGLVCSYTDPFVIRIHGQGGHAARPHEAIDSVVVASNLVMSLQTLISRQIDPAQAAVITVGRFVAGTVHNVIAEHALLEGTIRSAHPGTRERILSGIRRVIQGFGEMCNASIELEFFGHLPAVINDETATAIARHAADRVVGTDNVISQGHPSLGGEDFAFYQQRIPGCLVRFGGACTTRETGPAHSSRFDFDEAVLGLGAAWLAEVARAGLHSLGS; the protein is encoded by the coding sequence GTGAAATCGCGGCTGGCTTGTACAGATAGGAAAAAAAAGAATCCGGCAGGGGCGATCGATCAGGAATTGTTTGCCTGGATGAGGGAGATCCGTCGCAGTCTGCACCGGTACCCGGAGCTTGCCTACCAGGAAGAACGTACCGGTCGTCGTATCGTTGAGGAACTGGACCGGCTGGGGGTCAAATGGCGGGGTGGTTTCGCCTCCACCGGCATCGTGGCCGAGATCGGCCAGGGAGGCGACACTCCATGCGTCGCCCTGCGGGCCGACATGGACGCGCTGCCTATCACTGAAGAGACCGGGGTTTCCTTTGCCTCGACCCGTCCCGGGGTCATGCATGCCTGCGGCCACGACGGTCATGTGGCCATGCTGCTCGGGACTGCGGCCCTGCTGCGGGACCAGGAACTGCCAGGTCGCGTCCGGCTGCTTTTTCAGCCGGCCGAGGAGTCCGGTAACGGGGCGGCCAGGATGATCGACGATGGGGCTCTGGACGGGGTGGATATGATATTTGGCGGCCATATCGACACCCATTATCCCGTGGGGCGGTTTACTGTGGACCAGGGGTTGGTCTGTTCCTATACCGATCCCTTTGTCATCCGGATCCACGGTCAGGGCGGTCATGCTGCCCGTCCCCATGAGGCCATCGATTCGGTGGTGGTGGCCTCGAACCTGGTCATGAGTCTGCAGACCCTTATTTCCCGGCAGATCGATCCGGCCCAGGCGGCCGTGATCACGGTGGGCCGATTCGTGGCCGGAACCGTTCACAATGTTATTGCCGAACACGCCCTGCTCGAGGGGACGATTCGCAGTGCCCATCCCGGAACCAGGGAGCGCATTTTAAGCGGTATCCGACGGGTGATACAGGGTTTTGGCGAGATGTGCAACGCCAGTATCGAGCTTGAATTCTTTGGTCACCTGCCGGCGGTGATCAATGATGAAACCGCCACCGCCATCGCCCGCCATGCCGCCGATCGGGTGGTGGGGACGGACAATGTTATCAGCCAGGGCCACCCCAGTCTCGGCGGCGAGGATTTCGCCTTTTACCAGCAGCGCATTCCCGGCTGTCTTGTTCGGTTCGGGGGTGCATGCACCACCAGGGAGACCGGCCCTGCCCATTCCAGCCGGTTTGACTTTGATGAAGCCGTTCTGGGCCTTGGTGCGGCCTGGCTGGCCGAGGTTGCCCGGGCCGGGCTCCATTCCCTGGGGTCGTAG